From a single Nicotiana tomentosiformis chromosome 2, ASM39032v3, whole genome shotgun sequence genomic region:
- the LOC138905146 gene encoding uncharacterized mitochondrial protein AtMg00810-like, with protein sequence MKELGQLKHFLGLEIDRTQGGIFLHQQKYSRDLLKKFGMLGCKPIAIPIESNAKMCAHEGKDLEDVTMYRQLVGSLIYLTLTRPNLSFLIGVMSHYMHNPKKHHTEVVRRMLRYVKSSIDYGLLYEKGDDCKVVGYCDADYAAGHDTRRSTTGFVFKLGAGAISWTKHVEIHYHFVKKKVLKGEIVLEHVKIEHQIADMFTKGLSVNKVKSFSYQLGMVKIMTADAERRC encoded by the exons ATGAAAGAACTTGGACAACTCAAACATTTTCTTGGCCTGGAGATTGATCGTACTCAAGGAGGAATTTTTCTTCATCAACAAAAGTATTCCAGAGATTTGTTAAAGAAATTCGGAATGCTGGGGTGCAAGCCAATTGCAATACCAATTGAATCAAATGCCAAGATGTGTGCGCATGAAGGGAAGGATTTAGAAGATGTGACGATGTATCGACAATTGGTAGGGAGTCTGATTTATTTAACTCTAACTCGACCTAATCTTTCTTTTTTAATTGGTGTAATGAGTCATTACATGCACAATCCAAAGAAGCATCATACGGAGGTTGTTCGGCGAATGCTAAGATATGTAAAAAGTTCAATTGATTATGGTCTTTTGTATGAGAAAGGTGACGATTGCAAGGTTGTTGGGTACTGTGACGCAGACTATGCAGCAGGCCATGATACCCGTCGCTCAACTACTGGATTTGTGTTTAAGCTTGGAGCTGGAGCAATTTCTTG GACTAAACATGTGGAAATACATTATCACTTTGTCAAGAAAAAAGTATTGAAAGGAGAAATTGTTTTGGAGCATGTTAAAATCGAACATCAAATAGCAGACATGTTCACAAAAGGTTTAAGTGTCAACAAGGTTAAAAGTTTCTCCTATCAACTAGGCATGGTTAAGATAATGACAGCTGATGCCGAGAGGAGGTGTTAA